In the Wyeomyia smithii strain HCP4-BCI-WySm-NY-G18 chromosome 2, ASM2978416v1, whole genome shotgun sequence genome, one interval contains:
- the LOC129720843 gene encoding aquaporin-11 — MGIEQLGYSVFFIVLTSAIAAIARRLNNKLSKDGLVKELIFEAIAAAELCGCCFELIIVADNFGVATYAVFLFTLTIWWGMQWGNATACPYTYMEQIVQGEVNFKEAALKIWAQLMGGCCVFRYVQLYWWLEMAETHEGRAFEECSADLKVNLYVGALIEGFATLCCRLASKVISEKDAKFGAFIDSFVGTSLVVAAFNYSGGYFNPVLATALKWGCAGNSALEHIIVYWIGSCTGAVLSVPLFKTSTFRNLFLTEKVKSE, encoded by the exons ATGGGCATCGAACAGTTAGGATATAGTGTGTTTTTTATCGTGTTGACCAGCGCGATTGCGGCGATTGCCCGACGTTTGAACAACAAGTTGTCCAAAGATGGCCTAGTGAAGGAGCTGATCTTCGAGGCGATCGCCGCGGCGGAACTGTGCGGGTGTTGTTTCGAGTTGATTATCG TGGCCGATAATTTCGGAGTAGCGACCTATGCGGTATTTTTGTTCACGCTCACCATTTGGTGGGGAATGCAGTGGGGTAACGCAACTGCCTGTCCGTACACCTACATGGAGCAAATTGTGCAAG GCGAAGTTAACTTCAAGGAAGCCGCCCTAAAGATCTGGGCCCAGCTCATGGGAGGATGTTGCGTCTTTCGGTACGTGCAACTGTACTGGTGGCTTGAAATGGCGGAAACTCATGAGGGTAGAGCATTCGAGGAATGTTCAGCGGATCTCAAG GTGAATCTCTACGTGGGGGCTTTGATCGAGGGCTTTGCAACTCTCTGCTGTCGACTAGCGTCGAAGGTCATTTCCGAGAAGGATGCTAAATTTGGTGCCTTCATTGACTCTTTCGTCGGTACCAGCTTGGTCGTTGCCG CCTTCAACTACTCCGGAGGATACTTCAACCCGGTGCTAGCAACCGCACTGAAGTGGGGTTGTGCCGGTAATTCCGCTTTGGAGCACATTATCGTCTACTGGATCGGATCATGCACCGGGGCTGTTCTCTCGGTACCACTTTTCAAAACATCAACCTTCCGCAATTTGTTCTTGACAGAGAAGGTCAAATCCGAGTAA